Genomic window (Aquimarina sp. BL5):
AATCGGAATATTTTATAATTACGTCATTACTATTTTAATAATTATTATGTTGGGGATTATCGTTTTTATTTACAAAAGACATAATCGAAAAGATATTGATAAAATTAATGAAACCCGTTCCTCTGATTTTGACAATAATATAGGCAATCTGACGAATTTATTAAATGGATATTTATCTATAAAATCTTCTGGATTGATAACTCATTTTTTAGAAAAATTCAATGCTTCAAATAAAAAACTAAATCGAAGCTATGCCATCTTACAATCTAAAAGACTGAATAGTTCAAGGCAAACTGAAATTATATTAATTTTCTTAGTCTGTTTCATTTTTATTTCAATAAATACTTTTTCTTTGAGAGGAGTAAGTCCTATTGTTTTTTTGTCAATTTTCGCTTCATTACTTTTTAAATCAATTCCGTCGGTGAATCGTTTAAATATAGCTTTTACTAATCTAAAATCTAACATTTATACTTTAGAAATTATTGAAAAAAGGACTAAAAAAAGCATCAAAACAGAAGTATCAAAATCTCCTATTGCTTTTAATAACAGTATTGTACTAAAGGATATTTCCTTTTCTTATAACAATGAAAAAGAAATACTAAAAAATATTAATCTTACTATAGACAAAGGACAATTTATAGCAATATCTGGTGCTTCCGGGATTGGAAAGACTACGCTATTAAATATCATAGCTAAACTAATTAATCCCAAAGCTGGTGAAATTTTCATTGACAATACTAAAATTACTGAAGAGAACAAATATGATTTCTTTGATCTTTTTACATATCTAACACAACGTCCTTTTATTTATGAAGGCAGCATTTTAGATAATTTAGTCTTATCTGAAAAAAAATACGATACCCGAAAGATACATAAACTGTTAAAGGTTTTCAAGATCGATGAAATCATAGAACAATTTCCTAATCAACTAGAAACATATATTGGGTCAGATGGCACTAATCTATCTGGCGGTCAGCTGCAACGAATATGTATTATTCGAGCGATTCTTAATAAACCAGAAATTTTAATTTTAGATGAAGCTACAAATAACTTGGACAAAGAAACAGAAATTGAAGTTTTAAAATTTCTTAAGTCTTTTGCTATTGAAAATAAAACCACTATTATTTTGGTTTCTCACCACATAAAGAATACAACGAATCTATATGACAAAATCATAGAATTAAATAACGATTAATGAAATTTAGTATTATCACCATAACACACAATAGAGCGCATCTGATCACGGATACGATTTCTAGCGTATTGAAACAAAGTTATGAAGATTATGAGCATATCATTATTGATGACGGTTCTACAGATAATACTCATCTGATAATTGAAAACTTTAAGGATGATAGATTAAAATATCACAAATACAAAAAAAGTAAGCATAGAAGTTTCTTAAGAAATGAAGGAATTAGAAAATCGTCTGGTGATATTATCTGTATACTTGATTCTGATGATATATGGAAAGAAAATAAATTATCGCATCTATTTAGTTTATTCAATCAAGAACCTAATATCAATTTTATTTTTCATAATGCAAGTATCCTTAGAGAGGATAAAACACACATTTCTAATATTTATTCATTTAAAAAAGATTTTTTCCAAAGTATCCTTAAAAAAATATTATGTAATAAAGTATTACCTTATCCATTTTATAGCTTTAAAAGATCTATACTAAAAGAAATAGATCCCTATGATAAAAGTATGATCGATGGACAACACGATTTTTTCCTAAGAGCTGCAGCAAAATATCCTTTTTATTACTGTTCTGAGATTTTATCCTATAAAATAGATCATACTACTAATTTATCTAAAAACCTTAGAGTATCAGCCTTAACAAACTATATAATTACTTTAAAAAAATTATTTGAGAGTAATGCCATAACAGAAAATCAATACAAGAAATATAAAAATGAGATATATTTCAAAATAGTCTATTTCTTTATAAAAAAAGGAGATCGCCAAAAGGCGAAAGAATTTTTGGATAAAACATCAGAATTGACGTCTTGGTATAATAAACGTTATCTAAAAATACAAATACTTAGACTTAATCAAAAATTCATTACAAATGGATAATAGAAAAACAAATTTCAGGTGATTCAAGTAATTAAAAAAGTTAGACATTTACTCAGTATACATCGATACACAAATAAGAAGTTTTACTCTAAACTTATTCACCTAAATGATATGTGTTTTGACATTGGAGCAAATAAAGGAGTTAAGAGTGAACTTTTTTTATCTCTTGGTGCTAGTGTAATAGCTTTTGAACCACAATCCATCTGTCATAATTACCTTGACAAGATTAAACATCGTAATTTTCAATATCATAAATATGCGGTAGGAAGCAATAATGAAACTAAAGAACTAAAATTAGGAAGTCATATTGAAGTAGCAACGTTTTCGAATAAATTTATTGACTATTTTAGTAACGATTCACTAAGTTGGAATCAGGTAGAAAAAGTTACCGTAAAAAAATTAGATTGGCTTATTGATACATATGGAATGCCTAATTATTGTAAAATAGATGTAGAAGGATATGAATTAGAAATTCTTTCTAATTTAACTTATATTATACCACTAATTGAGTTTGAATTTACCGGAGGCTTTATTGAGAATACTATAGAAATCATAAAATTATTGGATAAGTCTGATACAATCTATAATTTCAATTTAAACGAAAAACCAAAATTTGAACTTAATAAATGGGTATCTAAAGATGAAATGATTTCGATTTTTAAAGAACTTTCTATTGATCGCTTACACGGTAATATTTTTGTAAAAAACTTATGAGTAATAAAATCATCATATTCAACCCAAGGAGTGCTAACGCAAAACATAGAATACCTAACTCCATTCTACAAGTAGGAGCTTCCATCTATGGAAAATATGATTTTGTGTTTATAGATGGAAATCTAGAAAAAGACCCTTGGAAAAAAATTAAAAGTTATTTTGATACAGGAGCTTTTAAATACTTCTGTTCTACGGTAATGCCTGGACCACAATTAAGGCAAGCTATTCCTTTTACGAAAAAGGTTAAAGAACAATTCCCAGGAAGCATAACCATTTGGGGAGGCTATTTTGCTTCTAACCAATATAAAGTGAGTATTCAGTCTGATTTTGTTGATTACATTGTTAATGGGCCTGGTGATGTAGCTTTTCCTTCCTTAATTGATGCTATAGAAAACAATGATTATCTTAAAATAAGTGATATCAAAAATCTTATCTATTTAGATAATAATGGAGAAATTATACAAACGAAAAAAGAAAAATTACTAGATCAAGATTCGCTACCTCCATTGCCTTATCAGCATTTAAACAAGTTTTATGACCTAAAGCATTACCTAAGTAAGACATTTCTGGGCGAACGCACCTTTTCATATCATTCTAGCCTCGGCTGTCCATTTACTTGTTCTTTCTGTGCTGTAGTACCTATATATGAAGGACGTTGGAAAGCAAAATCAGCACAAACGGTATATACGGATGTAAAATATTTTAAAGATACTTACGGAGTTGATGCTATAGAATTTCATGATAATAATTTTTTTACTTCCAGAAAACGTGTTGTAGAGTTTTCGAAATTAATCATGAATGACGGCATTACATGGTGGGGAGAAGGAAGAATCGATACTATAAATAAATATAGTGATGAAGATCTAATCACTATGAAAAACGCCGGATGTAAAATGATATTCCTTGGCGCAGAAACAGGAAATGATGAGATCTTAAAACAAATGAACAAGGGGGGCACACAAACTGGTCAAACCATAAAAGATTTTGCTAAGAGATTAGCTCCAATTGGTATCATTCCAGAATTTTCTTTTGTATTGGGAATGCCTGCTGATTCTCCTAAAAAGGTAATGGATCAGATTAATTGGGATATTCAATTCATTAGAGAAATAAAAGAATTAAACCCAAACGCTGAAATTATTATCTATCTCTACAGTCCCGTAGCTACCGAAGGTTCTGAATTATACGAACAAATCCAGAAAGCAGGTTTTAGTTTTCCAAAAAAATTAGAAGACTGGTTAAACCCTGAATGGGAAAACTTCGATCTTCGCAAAAACCCCTTAACACCTTGGCTAAGACCAGAAATGGTAGATAAAATCAAAAATTTTGAAACCGTCCTAAATGGATATTATCCTACTGCTTCCGATTTTAGAATTAAAGGCGCAAAGAAAAAAATACTACGTACTGTAGCCGGTATTAGATACAGAAGTGAAATGTATCACTATCCATATGAAATAAAAGCGTTGCATAAAATATGGAAGTATCGACAACCCGAAACACAAGGGTTTTATTCTGAATAGGTGAGACGTTTTCTAAAAAAAATAACGCATCCATTTTTAAAATTAGGCTTAAAATTATTTTATTTAAAACCTAGAAAATATGCGTATGATAAAATTGAAGTAAAAGTACATCCAGATGTATTCCCTCCTCACTTAACGCTTAGCACAAAAATTCTACTTGATTTTATCAAACCAGTAAGCTTAAAAAATAAAACCTTCCTAGAACTTGGCTGTGGTTCTGGCATTATTTCGCTGTTCGCTTCAAAAAAAGGAGCCATCGTAACATCAACCGATATTAATCCAACTGCATTACAATATTTAAAAAAAGCTTCTGAAAATAATAAATTAAAAGTTGAATTAATTTTATCAAATTTATTTGATAATTTACAAAATAGAACTTTTGAATATATCGTTATAAATCCACCTTATTATCCCAAAAAACCAAAAAACATTAAAGAACAAGCCTGGTTTTGCGGAGAAAATTTTGAATACTTTAAAAAATTATTTGAGCAACTTGCTTCTCACACTACTCAATCGCATTATATCTACATGATTCTTTCTGAAGATTGTAATATAGAACACATAAAAAACATAGCGCTAACATCAAATCTTATTTTTGAAACTGTTTTAGAACAAAAGGTGTTCGGCGAAACTAACTATATTTTCAAAATCAATATCAATTAAAAAGACAGCAAATAAACTGTTTCTAATTTAATTAAAATTTCAACGGTTCCTTTTTCTCAAAATCTTCTGCTGTTATAGACTTACCATTAATTGTGGTGGTGTCCCAATCCTGCGTGATTTTCCATTGACCATTGATCTTTTTTAATACAATATGAAATTGACCATAAATATTTTGGGTTGTACCATCGACAGTAATACCAATCTTATAAAAACCTACTTCATACGAGGTATCTTCATTCGTATGTCTGCTATCAAACCAAAAATCTAGTTTTATTTGTGTATTACTTTCTTTAGAAGCTTTCAGACTTTCTAGATTCTTATTTTTAAACACATTCTTAGTATCGATACCTTCTGGTGTCACCCGTAATACCTGATCTGCATAAATGGCATTTAATGACGTTGCATCCAGAGCTTCATATGCTTTCTGAAAAGGCGCCCAAACCGTTTGATCAATTTGTTTTTGGATTTCTAAACTACTCTCTTGCCCAACTATGAGGGAACTAAAGAATAAAAAAACAGGAATAAAAAATCTAGTTATAATATAGTTTTCTTAGAACTATAAATTTAAAGCTTTCTTTTGTTTTAAAAACATAATCATTCATAAACAAAAAATCCCGCCATAAAAGCGAGATTTTACAATATATCTTTTCAGAATTACTTACTTAAATACATCTTACGTCTCGAATATAGATCATAAAACTGATCATCCTTAAGATCATCGATGAATAAAATACTTTCTCCTGTACTCTTCATTTCTGGTCCTAGCTTCTTATTCACATTAGGGAACTTATTAAAAGAAAATACTGGCTGCTTGATTGCATATCCGTCTAAATGTGGTTTGAAATCAAAGTCTGTAACCTTCTTCTCTCCTAACATTACCTTTGTTGCATAATTCACATAAGGCTCTCCATAAGCTTTCGCTATAAAAGGAACTGTTCTAGAAGCTCTTGGATTTGCTTCTATGATGTATACAACATCATCTTTGATAGCAAACTGAATATTGATTAATCCAACGGTATTCAATGCTAAAGCAATTTTATGTGTATGATCTTTAATTTGTTGCATTACAAACTCTCCCAAATTAAATGGTGGTAAAGTAGCATTAGAATCTCCAGAATGAATTCCACAAGGTTCTATATGTTCCATTATACCGATGATATACACATTTTCTCCATCACAGATCGCATCAGCTTCAGCTTCAATAGCTCCATCAAGGTAGTGATCTAACAATAATTTATTATTTGGTATTTTGCGCAATAAATCAACAACGTGTTCTTCTAATTCTTGTTTATTTATCACAATTTTCATTCCCTGACCACCTAGTACATAAGATGGGCGTACTAATATTGGAAAATCTAAACGATCTGCAACTTCTAAAGCTTCATCAGCTGTTTCAGCAATATCAAATTCTGGATAAGGAATATTATTTTCTTTTAATAATGTAGAGAAACTTCCTCTATCTTCTGCTAAATCCAATGATTGATATGTGGTACCAATAATCTTAATTCCGTAACGATCTAGTTTCTCAGCGAGTTTTAGTGCTGTTTGTCCTCCTAACTGAACAATTACACCTTCTGGTTTTTCGTGACGAATAATATCGTAGATATGTTCCCAAAAAACCGGTTCGAAATATAGTTTATCAGCAGTATCGAAATCCGTAGAAACTGTTTCGGGATTACAATTAATCATGATTGTTTCATAACCACACTCCGCAGAAGCTAATACTCCATGAACACAACAGTAATCGAATTCAATCCCTTGACCAATACGATTAGGCCCTGATCCTAAAACAACGATTTTCTTTTTATCTGTTACAATACTTTCATTAGAGACAAGAACTTCTCCTTCAGGAGTTTCTACTTCGGCTTCAAAAGTAGAGTAAAAATATGGCGTTTTTGCCTTAAACTCTGCAGCACAAGTATCTACTAACTTATAAACCCTATTTACTCCTAATTCATC
Coding sequences:
- a CDS encoding ABC transporter ATP-binding protein, with amino-acid sequence MIRIKGVLPKGYEKISVRFFMLSFILLVLDIFSVFLLIPLIIFLLDKDSSFDFLPFEILGKNRLLLAGIVIAFFLIKNYVAILINKFQTKTAYDLGAAYSLSLSKHYILGNYNIFKQQKKSTIIKDIIFVANDFVGNVLLSVNTIISEIALLLILGIIGIFYNYVITILIIIMLGIIVFIYKRHNRKDIDKINETRSSDFDNNIGNLTNLLNGYLSIKSSGLITHFLEKFNASNKKLNRSYAILQSKRLNSSRQTEIILIFLVCFIFISINTFSLRGVSPIVFLSIFASLLFKSIPSVNRLNIAFTNLKSNIYTLEIIEKRTKKSIKTEVSKSPIAFNNSIVLKDISFSYNNEKEILKNINLTIDKGQFIAISGASGIGKTTLLNIIAKLINPKAGEIFIDNTKITEENKYDFFDLFTYLTQRPFIYEGSILDNLVLSEKKYDTRKIHKLLKVFKIDEIIEQFPNQLETYIGSDGTNLSGGQLQRICIIRAILNKPEILILDEATNNLDKETEIEVLKFLKSFAIENKTTIILVSHHIKNTTNLYDKIIELNND
- a CDS encoding glycosyltransferase; this encodes MKFSIITITHNRAHLITDTISSVLKQSYEDYEHIIIDDGSTDNTHLIIENFKDDRLKYHKYKKSKHRSFLRNEGIRKSSGDIICILDSDDIWKENKLSHLFSLFNQEPNINFIFHNASILREDKTHISNIYSFKKDFFQSILKKILCNKVLPYPFYSFKRSILKEIDPYDKSMIDGQHDFFLRAAAKYPFYYCSEILSYKIDHTTNLSKNLRVSALTNYIITLKKLFESNAITENQYKKYKNEIYFKIVYFFIKKGDRQKAKEFLDKTSELTSWYNKRYLKIQILRLNQKFITNG
- a CDS encoding FkbM family methyltransferase codes for the protein MIQVIKKVRHLLSIHRYTNKKFYSKLIHLNDMCFDIGANKGVKSELFLSLGASVIAFEPQSICHNYLDKIKHRNFQYHKYAVGSNNETKELKLGSHIEVATFSNKFIDYFSNDSLSWNQVEKVTVKKLDWLIDTYGMPNYCKIDVEGYELEILSNLTYIIPLIEFEFTGGFIENTIEIIKLLDKSDTIYNFNLNEKPKFELNKWVSKDEMISIFKELSIDRLHGNIFVKNL
- a CDS encoding radical SAM protein, whose amino-acid sequence is MSNKIIIFNPRSANAKHRIPNSILQVGASIYGKYDFVFIDGNLEKDPWKKIKSYFDTGAFKYFCSTVMPGPQLRQAIPFTKKVKEQFPGSITIWGGYFASNQYKVSIQSDFVDYIVNGPGDVAFPSLIDAIENNDYLKISDIKNLIYLDNNGEIIQTKKEKLLDQDSLPPLPYQHLNKFYDLKHYLSKTFLGERTFSYHSSLGCPFTCSFCAVVPIYEGRWKAKSAQTVYTDVKYFKDTYGVDAIEFHDNNFFTSRKRVVEFSKLIMNDGITWWGEGRIDTINKYSDEDLITMKNAGCKMIFLGAETGNDEILKQMNKGGTQTGQTIKDFAKRLAPIGIIPEFSFVLGMPADSPKKVMDQINWDIQFIREIKELNPNAEIIIYLYSPVATEGSELYEQIQKAGFSFPKKLEDWLNPEWENFDLRKNPLTPWLRPEMVDKIKNFETVLNGYYPTASDFRIKGAKKKILRTVAGIRYRSEMYHYPYEIKALHKIWKYRQPETQGFYSE
- a CDS encoding methyltransferase, encoding MRRFLKKITHPFLKLGLKLFYLKPRKYAYDKIEVKVHPDVFPPHLTLSTKILLDFIKPVSLKNKTFLELGCGSGIISLFASKKGAIVTSTDINPTALQYLKKASENNKLKVELILSNLFDNLQNRTFEYIVINPPYYPKKPKNIKEQAWFCGENFEYFKKLFEQLASHTTQSHYIYMILSEDCNIEHIKNIALTSNLIFETVLEQKVFGETNYIFKININ
- a CDS encoding nuclear transport factor 2 family protein — protein: MITRFFIPVFLFFSSLIVGQESSLEIQKQIDQTVWAPFQKAYEALDATSLNAIYADQVLRVTPEGIDTKNVFKNKNLESLKASKESNTQIKLDFWFDSRHTNEDTSYEVGFYKIGITVDGTTQNIYGQFHIVLKKINGQWKITQDWDTTTINGKSITAEDFEKKEPLKF